The DNA segment TATCGCAACAGCGTCGCGCTGCTGGCCGCCGCCAGGGCAAGCGGGGCGCAGGCGCTGCATCCGGGTTACGGCTTCCTCAGCGAGAACGCCGACTTCGCCCGCGCCTGCGTCGAGGCCGGGCTGGTGTTCATCGGTCCGCCCGCCGACGCGATCAGCGCCATGGGCGACAAGGCCGGCGCCAAGCGACGCATGATCGCCGCCGGCGTGCCGACGGCGCCCGGCTACCTCGACGAAGACCAGAGCGACGAGCGGCTCATCGCGGAGGCGGAAAAACTCGGCTTCCCGCTGCTGGTGAAAGCCGTCGCCGGTGGCGGCGGCCGCGGCATGCGCCTGGCACAGAACGCGTCGGATTTTCCAGAGGCACTCGCCGGCGCCCGGCGCGAGGCGCTGGCCGCCTTCGGCGATGCGACGCTGATGCTCGAACGCCTGATTCCGCAAGGCCGCCATATTGAAATCCAGATCTTCGCCGACGCCCACGGCAATGCCGTGCATCTGGGCGAGCGCGACTGCACCACGCAGCGGCGGCGACAGAAGGTGATCGAGGAAGCGCCCTCGCCCATCGTCACTCCCGCCATGCGCGAAACCATGGGCCGTGATGCCGTGGCCGCCGCGCTGGCGGTCGGCTACCGCGGCGCCGGCACCGTCGAATTCATCGTCGACCAGGAGCTGCGCCACTACTTCCTCGAAATGAACACGCGGCTGCAGGTGGAACACCCGGTCACCGAGATGATCACCGGCCAGGATCTGGTCGAGTGGCAATTGCGCGTCGCCGCCGGTGAAGCCCTGCCGCTGCGCCAGGACGAGATTCGTTTCAGCGGGCATGCCATCGAGGCGCGGCTGTATGCCGAAGATCCCTATGCCGGCTTCGCCCCGCAGACCGGCCCGGTGCTGCATTTCCGGCCCGAAGCCGCGTTGCGCTCCGGCGTGCGGATCGATTCAGGCATCGCCGAAGGTGGCGCGGTAACGCCTTTCTACGACCCGATGGTGGCGAAAGTGATCGCTCACGGCCGCGACCGCAAGGACGCCATCCGACGCCTCATGGCGGCACTCGAAGACGCGCCGCTGCTGGGCCTGCCGACCAACGGCCGCCTGCTGCGCGACCTGGTCGACCACGGCAGTTTTCGCCGGGCCGACATGCACACGTCGTTGCTCGACGAATGGGCCGCCAACGGCGAAGCAATACTCCAGCGGCCGACGCCAACGGAAGATGACTGGCAACTGGCTGCCGCAATGTTTGCCGGCGAACCCGGCTGGCGCGCGACCAGTGCCGCCGGCTTCGACCTGATACTGGCGTGCGACGGCGAGACCCGGAAGCTGCGAATTGGCCTGGAGGGCGACAGCGTAAGAGTCGGCGCTGCTCCGCTCTGCGTACCTGGGACTCCGCTTCGCGGGCAGGTAACGGCGACCGACCTCCGCATCGAGTCCGAAGACCACGGCCGGCTGCGTTACACGATTGGCGGCGTCACGCGCCACGCCATCATTCACCGCGACGGCGACACGCTGCACCTCGCGCGCGCTGCGGCTATCTTCGTTTTCACCGAAGCATCCCCCTTCCCCGTCGTCGAAATCCTCCTCGATCCGCGCAACGCCCGCGCCGCCGTCGCCGGCACCGTGGCCCGGCTCGAAGTCGGCGCTGGCGACACGGTGATCGCCGGCCAGACCCTGGCCGTGATCGAAGCCATGAAAATGGAAATGCGCGTCACCGCCAACGCCGCCGGCACCGTCGCCGCCATTCGCGTGCTGGCCGGCCAGCAGGTGGCGGCCGGTGCCATACTTGTCGAACTGAGCATCGAGGAAGCCCCATGACCACCCATGACAAAGCCATCCTGACCTGCGCGCTGACCGGCGTGCTGACCGATCCGAAGCAGCATCCGGTGCCGGTCACGCCGAGCCAAATGGCAGCGGCCGCGCGCGAAGCCTTCGATGCCGGCGCCTCGATCATGCACGTGCATCTGCGCCGCCAGGAGCCCGGCATGGGCCATCTGCCCTCGTGGGACCCGGCAGTCGCCGCTGAGATCGTCGACGCGATCCGCGCCGCTTGCCCCGGCGTCATCATCAACCTCACCACCGGCGTCATCGGCGCCGACATTTCCGGACCTGCCGCCTGCATCCGCCGCGTCAAACCCGAAATCGCCGCCTGCAACGCCGGCACGCTGAACTACCTGAAGCTGAAGGACGACGGCCGCTGGGCCTGGCCGCCGATGGTCTTCGACAATCCCGTGGAGAAGGTGCAGGCCTTCCTCGACGTGATGGCCGAGACCGGCACCCGCCCCGAGTTCGAATGCTTCGACGTCGGCATCGTGCGTTCGGTCGGCATGTACCGGAAAGCCGCAATGTCACCACAACTCGCGAACCATGCCGAATACAACTTCGTCATGGGCGTCGCCTCGGGCATGCCGGTCGACGCCGACCTGCTGCAACTGCTGCTGCGCTGGATCCAGCCCGGCTCGTCGTGGCAGGCGACGCTGATCGGCCGCGCCGAAATCTGGCCGCTGCACCAGCGCGTCGCCGAACTCGGCGGCATGTTGCGCACCGGGCTGGAGGACAGCTTCTACCTGCCCGACGGCAGCCGCGCCGCCGGCAACGGCGCCATGATCGAAGCCCTCGCCGCATGCGCGCGCCGGGCCGGGCGCGAAGTGGCGAGTCCCGCCGAGGCGCGTGTCGCGCTGGGTCTGCCGGCCGCATAAAACCCCTCGACGAATACCGATAAATCTCCGCTATCCGGGTATCCACGGCCTTTGGCGCACGGGCCGGATGCGCATGCTATCGTCGCGCCGATGAAACCGATCCGCTCCGTCACCATCGACCTCGATGGCACCCTGCTCGACACCGTTCCCGACCTCGCCGCGGCGGCCAACGCCATGCTGCGCGAAATGGGCCGCCCGGAATTTTCCATCGAGACCATTGCCGCCTTCATCGGCCGCGGCATTCCCAAACTGGTGGCACGTTGCCTGCCCGACCTCGACGAGGCCGCGGTGGATCAGGCGCAGGTAATTTTCCGGCGTCATTACGCGATTGAAAACGGCCGTCGCTCGGCGCTGTTTCCCGGCGTGCTGGAAGGCTTGCAGGCCTTGCGCGCAGCCGGGCTGCCGCTAGCCGTGATCACCAACAAGGCCGCCGCCTTCACCGAGCCATTGCTGGTCGCGACGCAACTCGCGCCGTGGTTCCGGTTCGCCGTTTCGGGCGACACGCTGGCGCACAAGAAGCCGCACCCGGCGCAGTTGCTGCATGCCTGCGAGCGCATGGGCACCCTGCCTGCCGAGAACCTGCACATCGGCGATTCGCACCACGATGCCGTCGCGGCGCGCGCCGCCGGCTGCCCGGTGTTCATCGTGCCCTACGGCTACAACGAAGGCGAGGACGTGCAAGGAATCGACTGCGATGCTATAGTCGCGTCGCTGGCAGAGGCTGCTCGCCGTATCGCCAGCGCCGACTTTCACGACAAAATTGCCTGACCATGCTCCACCGCAACCTGCAAATGACAAGGAAACACGCCCTCGGGGCGGAGGCCTGGCCCTGGCGGGCCTGACTCTGCTGCGCCATTGAGCGCCTGATTTCCATCGCGCCGGAGCTGACCAGCCCGCGCACCTGTCCTTGCAGTACCCGTATTTGTGGAGTTTCCCCATGACCGAATCCGATTTCAACCGGCTCGCCGCCGAGGGCTATAACCGCATCCCGGTGACGCTCGAAACCTTCGCCGACCTCGACACGCCGCTGTCGATCTACCTCAAGCTGGCCAACGATCCCTACTCCTACCTGCTCGAATCGGTGCAGGGCGGCGAGCGCTTCGGCCGCTATTCCTTCATCGGGCTGGCCGCCAGCACCCGCATCGCCGTGGTCGACGGCGCGATCATGGTGCTCAGCGGCAACCGCGTCGCCGAGCGGCGCGACCATACCAACCCGATGAGTTTCATCTCCGAGTTCATGGCCCGCTTCAAGGTGCCCGACCTGCCTGGCCTGCCGCGCTTCTGCGGCGGCCTGGTGGGCGCCTTCGGCTACGACACGGTGCGCTACATCGAGACCAAACTGGCGCGCGACAAGAGCCCCGATCCGCTCGGCGTACCGGACATCCTGCTGCTGCTCTCCGAAGAAATCGCCATTGTCGACAACCTCTCCGGCAAGCTGACCCTGGTGGTGTATGCCGAACCTGGCTTCCCCGGCGCCTGGAAGCAGACCCAGGCAAGGCTGAAGGAACTGCTGGCGAAACTGCGCGCGCCGGTGGCAATTCCGCCCGAGGTGCAGGCCAGTTCGGCGCCGGCCGTTTCGGAATTCGGCGAAGAGGCTTTCAAGGCCGCGGTGCGCCGCGCCAAGCAATACATCGTCGATGGCGACGTCATGCAGGTGGTGCTGTCGCAGCGCATGAGCAAGCCCTTCGCGGCGAGCCCGCTGGCGCTTTACCGCGCGCTGCGCACGCTGAACCCCTCGCCCTACATGTTCTATTTCAACTTCGAGGATTTCCACGTCGTCGGCGCCTCGCCGGAAATCCTGGTGCGGCTCGAACACCAGAATGGCGAAAAGCGCGTCACCGTGCGGCCCATTGCCGGCACGCGCAAGCGCGGCGCCACCCTGGCCGAGGACGAAGCGCTGGCCGCCGACCTGCTGGCCGACCCGAAGGAACGCGCCGAGCACCTGATGCTGCTCGACCTCGGCCGCAACGACATCGGCCGCGTGGCCAAGACCGGCACGGTCAAGGTGACCGACCAGTTCATCATCGAGCGCTATTCGCATGTGATGCACATCGTCTCCAACGTCGAGGCGGAGCTGAAGGACGACGAAGGCGCGCTCGGCGTGCTCAAGGCCACCTTCCCCGCCGGCACCGTATCCGGCGCGCCCAAGGTGCGCGCCATGGAGATCATCGACGAACTGGAACCCTCGAAACGCGGCATCTATGCCGGCAGCGTTGGTTATCTGGGCTTCAACGGCGACATGGACCTGTGCATTGCGATCCGCACCGCCGTCGTCAAGGACGGGCAGATCCATGTCCAGGCCGGCGCCGGCATCGTCGCCGATTCGGACCCCGATTCGGAATGGCAGGAAACGCTGAACAAGGCGCGGGCGCAACTGCGCGCCGCCGAGATGGCCGAAGCCGGCCTCGACACGCGTTTTGAATAGGAGGCTGCCATGCTGCTGATGATCGACAACTACGACAGCTTCACCTACAACCTGGTGCAGTACTTCGGCGAACTGGGCGAGGACGTCAAGGTGTTCCGCAACGATGCGATCACGCTCAAGGAAATCGCCGCGATGAAGCCGGCGCGCATCGTCGTCTCGCCCGGCCCCTGCTCGCCTGCGGAGGCCGGCATTTCGGTGGCGGCGATCAAGGAGTTCGCCGGGAAAATCCCGCTGCTCGGCGTCTGCCTCGGCCACCAGAGCATCGGCGCGGCCTTCGGCGGCGAGATCGTGCATGCCAAACAACTCATGCACGGCAAGACCTCACCAGTCACTCACTCCGGCAAGGGCGTCTTCGCCGGCCTGCCGAATCCGCTCACCGTGGTGCGCTATCACTCGCTGGCGATCCGCCGCGAGACGCTGCCGGCCTGCCTTGAAATCACCGCATGGACGGAGGATGGCGAGATCATGGGCGTGCGCCACAAGGAATTTGACGTCGAAGGCGTGCAGTTCCACCCCGAGTCGATCCAGACCGAGAGCGGTCACGATTTGTTGAAGAACTTCTTGCAAGGAGCCTGAGCCATGATCACCCCCCAGGAAGCGCTCCAGCGCACCATCGAGCACCGCGAAATCTTCCACGACGAGATGCTGCACCTGATGCGGCAGATCATGAAGGGCGAGATCACGCCGCTGATGGTGGCCGCCATCCTCACCGGCCTGCGCGTGAAGAAGGAGACCATCGGCGAAATCTCCGCCGCGGCGATGGTCATGCGCGAGTTGTCGACCAAGGTCGACAGGCCGCACGATGAACAGAAGCGCGCACAGTTCGTGGACATCGTCGGCACCGGCGGCGACGGCGCGCATACTTTCAACATCTCCACCGCGTCGATGTTCGTCGCGGCGGCGGCGGGCGCGACCGTCGCCAAGCACGGCAACCGCAGCGTGTCGTCGAAGTCCGGCTCGGCCGACGTGCTGGAGGCGCTCGGGGCGAAGATCGATCTGGCGCCGCAACAGGTCGGCGAATGCATCGAGACCATCGGCTGCGGTTTCATGTTCGCGCCCAACCATCATCCGGCGATGAAGAATGTCGCTCCGGTACGGCGCGAAATGGCGGTACGCACCATTTTCAACATCCTCGGACCGCTGACCAATCCGGCCGGCGCGCCCAACACCCTGATGGGCGTGTTCCATCCCGACCTGGTCGGCATCCAGGTGCGCGTGATGCAGCAGCTCGGCGCCAATCACGTGCTGGTGGTCTGGGGCAAGGACGGCATGGACGAGATCTCGCTCGGCGCCGCCACGCTGGTGGGCGAGTTGAAGGACGGCAAAATCACCGAGTACGAAATCCATCCCGAGGACTTCGGCCTGGCCATGGTGTCCAACCGCAGCTTG comes from the Sulfuritalea hydrogenivorans sk43H genome and includes:
- a CDS encoding acetyl/propionyl/methylcrotonyl-CoA carboxylase subunit alpha, producing the protein MMSFSKILVANRGEIACRIMRTARTLGYRTVAVYSDADANAPHVALADEAVRIGPAPAVDSYRNSVALLAAARASGAQALHPGYGFLSENADFARACVEAGLVFIGPPADAISAMGDKAGAKRRMIAAGVPTAPGYLDEDQSDERLIAEAEKLGFPLLVKAVAGGGGRGMRLAQNASDFPEALAGARREALAAFGDATLMLERLIPQGRHIEIQIFADAHGNAVHLGERDCTTQRRRQKVIEEAPSPIVTPAMRETMGRDAVAAALAVGYRGAGTVEFIVDQELRHYFLEMNTRLQVEHPVTEMITGQDLVEWQLRVAAGEALPLRQDEIRFSGHAIEARLYAEDPYAGFAPQTGPVLHFRPEAALRSGVRIDSGIAEGGAVTPFYDPMVAKVIAHGRDRKDAIRRLMAALEDAPLLGLPTNGRLLRDLVDHGSFRRADMHTSLLDEWAANGEAILQRPTPTEDDWQLAAAMFAGEPGWRATSAAGFDLILACDGETRKLRIGLEGDSVRVGAAPLCVPGTPLRGQVTATDLRIESEDHGRLRYTIGGVTRHAIIHRDGDTLHLARAAAIFVFTEASPFPVVEILLDPRNARAAVAGTVARLEVGAGDTVIAGQTLAVIEAMKMEMRVTANAAGTVAAIRVLAGQQVAAGAILVELSIEEAP
- a CDS encoding BKACE family enzyme — encoded protein: MTTHDKAILTCALTGVLTDPKQHPVPVTPSQMAAAAREAFDAGASIMHVHLRRQEPGMGHLPSWDPAVAAEIVDAIRAACPGVIINLTTGVIGADISGPAACIRRVKPEIAACNAGTLNYLKLKDDGRWAWPPMVFDNPVEKVQAFLDVMAETGTRPEFECFDVGIVRSVGMYRKAAMSPQLANHAEYNFVMGVASGMPVDADLLQLLLRWIQPGSSWQATLIGRAEIWPLHQRVAELGGMLRTGLEDSFYLPDGSRAAGNGAMIEALAACARRAGREVASPAEARVALGLPAA
- a CDS encoding phosphoglycolate phosphatase — its product is MKPIRSVTIDLDGTLLDTVPDLAAAANAMLREMGRPEFSIETIAAFIGRGIPKLVARCLPDLDEAAVDQAQVIFRRHYAIENGRRSALFPGVLEGLQALRAAGLPLAVITNKAAAFTEPLLVATQLAPWFRFAVSGDTLAHKKPHPAQLLHACERMGTLPAENLHIGDSHHDAVAARAAGCPVFIVPYGYNEGEDVQGIDCDAIVASLAEAARRIASADFHDKIA
- the trpE gene encoding anthranilate synthase component I; translation: MTESDFNRLAAEGYNRIPVTLETFADLDTPLSIYLKLANDPYSYLLESVQGGERFGRYSFIGLAASTRIAVVDGAIMVLSGNRVAERRDHTNPMSFISEFMARFKVPDLPGLPRFCGGLVGAFGYDTVRYIETKLARDKSPDPLGVPDILLLLSEEIAIVDNLSGKLTLVVYAEPGFPGAWKQTQARLKELLAKLRAPVAIPPEVQASSAPAVSEFGEEAFKAAVRRAKQYIVDGDVMQVVLSQRMSKPFAASPLALYRALRTLNPSPYMFYFNFEDFHVVGASPEILVRLEHQNGEKRVTVRPIAGTRKRGATLAEDEALAADLLADPKERAEHLMLLDLGRNDIGRVAKTGTVKVTDQFIIERYSHVMHIVSNVEAELKDDEGALGVLKATFPAGTVSGAPKVRAMEIIDELEPSKRGIYAGSVGYLGFNGDMDLCIAIRTAVVKDGQIHVQAGAGIVADSDPDSEWQETLNKARAQLRAAEMAEAGLDTRFE
- a CDS encoding anthranilate synthase component II produces the protein MLLMIDNYDSFTYNLVQYFGELGEDVKVFRNDAITLKEIAAMKPARIVVSPGPCSPAEAGISVAAIKEFAGKIPLLGVCLGHQSIGAAFGGEIVHAKQLMHGKTSPVTHSGKGVFAGLPNPLTVVRYHSLAIRRETLPACLEITAWTEDGEIMGVRHKEFDVEGVQFHPESIQTESGHDLLKNFLQGA
- the trpD gene encoding anthranilate phosphoribosyltransferase — protein: MITPQEALQRTIEHREIFHDEMLHLMRQIMKGEITPLMVAAILTGLRVKKETIGEISAAAMVMRELSTKVDRPHDEQKRAQFVDIVGTGGDGAHTFNISTASMFVAAAAGATVAKHGNRSVSSKSGSADVLEALGAKIDLAPQQVGECIETIGCGFMFAPNHHPAMKNVAPVRREMAVRTIFNILGPLTNPAGAPNTLMGVFHPDLVGIQVRVMQQLGANHVLVVWGKDGMDEISLGAATLVGELKDGKITEYEIHPEDFGLAMVSNRSLRVADATESKAMLIEALENTPGTPREIVTLNAGAALYTANRADSIGAGIAKAREAIASGAARKKLDEFVAFTRKFA